The genomic window CCGTTCTTCTGCCGGAAGAAATTGATCTGGCGGCAGCCCGGGGCAAAGATGTCTCACCCCTGGCAACAGTGGAAAGTTTCGTGAGGACGACCTGCCCTCAATGCTATACACCTGCCAGGCGTGATACCGACACCATGGACACCTTCGTGGACTCCTCCTGGTACTTTTTGCGCTATGTGGATGCAGGCTACGCCGCTGGTCCCTTCAATCCGGACCGGGTGAAAACCTGGCTGCCGGTTGATATGTATATCGGTGGCGCGGAGCACGCCACCATGCATTTGCTCTACGCCCGGTTCGTCACCAAAGCCCTACGGGATGCCGGGTTGCTTGACTTTGACGAACCTTTTTTAAGCCTGCGGCATCAGGGGACCATTACGAACAAGGGGGCGAAGATGTCCAAACGCTCAGGCAACGTGGTGTCGCCCGACGATTTTATCGAGAAGTACGGCACCGACGTCTTCCGGGCATATCTCATGTTCATGGGGCCCTACGACGAAGGTGGTGACTGGAGTGATACCGGCATCACGGGGCTGGCCCGCTTTCAGGAACGGGTTTGGCGTCTAACGCAGCTGCCAATAAATGAAGCCCCAGAACCCGACCCTATGCTGCTCAGACTACTCCATGTGACCATTAGAGAGGTTACCAGCGACCTGGAGGCGTTGCGATTTAACACCGCCATCAGCCGGCTCATGGAGTTAACCAACACCCTTTCCAAACATGATACTATTGATCGAGAAACACACGACCGTTTTATCCAGCTTATGGCGCCGTTCATGCCGCACCTGGCGGAGGAGCTGTGGGAACGATCAGGATATACCGGGAGCATATTCGACACCTCCTGGCCTGAATACGACCCTGAGCTTTGCCAGGCAGAGACCATCACACTCGGGATTACGATCAATGGCAAGCGGCGGGGGGAAGTAACTGTTGACAAGGATGCCGACGAGGCAACTATTCTCGCTGCATCAAGAGAGGTTGAAGGGGTACAGCGGCATCTAATGGGTAAGGAGATTATCAGAGAAATTGTGGTTCCCGGCCGGGTGGTTAATTTTGTTGTCCGTTAGGGATTAGCGTTACGAGTTCCAAGTTTATAGTTATTACAATAACCAGGTTCTGCGGGGGGGATGTTGGTGTAATATGGTTTTTTCTTCTCACGTCGATTATTATACATAATATATATTATACGAATAACAAAATACTCTGAAGTATATCCTTATTTAGGAAAATTTATTGGCTGCTATAACACCTGCCTCTACTCAGTCGGCGAAGTATCTCCTTCACCAGGAGTATCGCTGCCACCTCCTCCTGTGGTTAAGGCAACTTGAGAAACAGCAAAAAAAACCATAAATACCATTCCAACAGCGATTATGGATTTGATGCGCTTTTTTCGACTGATTGCTAGCAGTTCCCGAACTTTTTCGAGCTGACTGGCGGAAAGATAATTAGCCGTAACATCTTGTTTGCCCGCTGATATATTCAGTATCTCATACTTGTTGATGATCACTTCAGCACCTGTTTGGGTACTCAGCGTAATAGTCCCATCATCCTGCGAAATTAATTCACCTTTCACAAACTGATTGCTATCCAGAAGGATTGTTACAGTTTGATAGTGTTGCCCGAAGGAAAATGTGATAAGTGCGACTATTACTATGCAATTGAGGAAAAGTCTCATTCAAGAATCTCTTAACTACCTATTAATATTATGATTGTTGATAATCTGTCCTGCGCTACTGCAGGCATTCTTGCACCCACTCAAAATATGGCAGGTGCAAGACCTCGGCATCCAGCTCTACAATCTCGGGCACTTCGTAAGAGTGATTCTCTTCAAGTAATGCTTGAACTTCCGCCACTTTTCCCTCTGTTGTTTTTATAATAAGGAGGAGTTCGCTCTCTATTTGCAGCGCCTTATTCCACTGGAATACCGACGTCACATTCGGTACCAGGTTCACACAGGCGGCGGCGCGGCTCTCAACCAACAGCCTTGCCAAGTCCTGGGCCTGGAGCAGGTCATCGTGGGTGGACAAGATGATTTTGAGGACATTTCGAACCGGTTTCATACCTTCAATGTAGCCGTAATGAAGCAAGCAGGCAAAAAAATTTCCTGCCATGGGGCATGATCACTCGTTAGCTTATTATGTTAAATGAACGTTCTCTTCCCTTAGGCAATAAGATACCGATCCACATGTCTTTTTCTTTAAACCGTTTCGCTCATTTCGGCATCTTTGTAACGGCATTTTTCTTCTTATCACTTGCACCAATGCCGAAGCCTGTTATCATCAAACTCGCCACGCTGGCTCCTGTCGGTTCACCATGGTATGAGGTTCTCCAGGACATAGTTCGAGAGTGGGAGGAGATCACTGACAATCAGGTACAGGTAAAAATGTACCCTGGCGGCGTTGCTGGCGATGAGCGGGACCTGATAATTAAAATGCGCCTCAATCATATTCAGGCTGCTGCCATGACAGCCACGGGAATCAGTGAAGTTGACAAGGGTATCTGGGGTCTTTCGATCCCACTCATATTGGAAGATTACAACCAGCTGGACTGGCTTCGGTCTCAGATTGAGGGTGAGTTGACCCGGCGGCTGGAAGAGGCTGGCTTCCTAGTTCTGGCTTGGGCTGATGTGGGTTGGGTCTACTGGTTCAGTCGGGATCCGGTCTATGTACCCCAGGACCTTCAACCGCAGCGCATTTTCACATGGTCTGGCGGGCCAAACGTTGAGGGATTATGGAAATTCGGGGGCTTTCATTCGGTATCTATTGCCGCTACGGACGTTCTGCCAGCCCTCCAGACCGGACTTATCGATGCCCTGGGCACCTCTCCCCTTACGGCTGCCACCTTTCAGTGGTTTGGCATTACCAAGTATATGAATCCTATTAAGTGGTCGGTCATGACGGGTGCAATTCTGATTACTAAACAGGCCTGGAGTCAGATACCGGCCGAACTGCGTCCGAAACTGCTGGCGGTTGCTCAAAAGCACGAAGAGCGCGTCCAGAATGAAATTCGTCATATGGATGACGAAGCCATCCGGATCATGAAGGAATACGGCCTTCAGGTAGTGGAGGTTACTCCGGATCAGAGAGCGCAGTGGCATAGTTGGCTTGAACCGCACTATAATAAGCTGAGAGGACTCCTGACCGATACCACCATGTTCGACTGGGTGATGGAGCTCCGCAAAGAGTTGCCTCCTCCTTCAACATCTTCTCCGTAGAAATGGAAGCCTGAACCGCGGAAGCGAACCACTGCATTTCCGGGAATGGCAAGGAAGAAACCGAATAAGCTCCCATTCTACCCTTCTCCATCATCATACTATAATTGATAGTTCCTTGCGACCCCGTTAAAAAGATACTGGTAGCCTAAGCGTTATTATCGCCGGTTCTGTTTGTAAATTCCGGGGGCATTCATAATGCCGAGATACCCCCTCATAAGCTCATAAAGAGGTACTGTGATGAAACTCCGTCATT from Candidatus Neomarinimicrobiota bacterium includes these protein-coding regions:
- the cutA gene encoding divalent-cation tolerance protein CutA — its product is MKPVRNVLKIILSTHDDLLQAQDLARLLVESRAAACVNLVPNVTSVFQWNKALQIESELLLIIKTTEGKVAEVQALLEENHSYEVPEIVELDAEVLHLPYFEWVQECLQ
- the dctP gene encoding TRAP transporter substrate-binding protein DctP, encoding MPKPVIIKLATLAPVGSPWYEVLQDIVREWEEITDNQVQVKMYPGGVAGDERDLIIKMRLNHIQAAAMTATGISEVDKGIWGLSIPLILEDYNQLDWLRSQIEGELTRRLEEAGFLVLAWADVGWVYWFSRDPVYVPQDLQPQRIFTWSGGPNVEGLWKFGGFHSVSIAATDVLPALQTGLIDALGTSPLTAATFQWFGITKYMNPIKWSVMTGAILITKQAWSQIPAELRPKLLAVAQKHEERVQNEIRHMDDEAIRIMKEYGLQVVEVTPDQRAQWHSWLEPHYNKLRGLLTDTTMFDWVMELRKELPPPSTSSP